The window CCTTCAAACCCGGAGCTTTTGGCCCCATATGCGACAGAATGAGGCGTTGCGGCGTTTCAACGCGTCGCGCAATCGGTACAGTGGATAGTGAGCCGGGCAGGTCCGCCCGGAGGAGATGATGGCGATGGACACGGCGCCGACGACAGGCGAACTCACCGACAATGCCGGCAGGGATATGTCCCTCCTGCTCGTCGACGATGACAAGCCGTTCCTGAATCGCCTCGCCCGCGCCATGGAAGGGCGGGGCTATTCGGTGCGGATCGCCGAATCCGTCCAGGCCGGGCTCGCGGCCGTCGAGGAGGAAGCACCAGCCTTCGCCGTGATCGACTTGCGCCTCGGCGACGGCAATGGGCTCGACGTGATCGCCCGCCTCAAGGAAAAGCGCCCGGATGCACGTGGCGTCGTCCTGACCGGCTACGGCAATATCGCGACCGCGGTGAGCGCAGTGAAGCTCGGCGCCTTCGACTTCCTGGCCAAGCCCGCCGATGCCGATGAGATCCATTCGGCACTGGCCGCCGGGCCGAATGCACGCCCGGTGCCGCCTGAGAACCCGATGTCGGCTGATCGCGTCCGCTGGGAACATATCCAGCGCGTCTATGAACTCTGCAGCCGCAATGTCTCCGAGACGGCGCGCCGGCTCGGAATGCACCGGCGCACCCTCCAGCGCATCCTGGCAAAGCGCGCCCCGCGATGAGAGGGAGTCCGCTGCCGGAGCGGATTTCGGAAGAGCTGATCGCAGAGCTTGTCGAGGCCTTCTACGGCCGCGTCCGGCAGGACCCGCTGATCGGCCCGATCTTCCTCGCCAAGCTCGGTGAGGACTGGGGACCGCATCTCGCCAAGCTCTGGACTTCTGGTCGTCGGTGACGCTGATGAGCGGGCGCTATCGCGGCAAGCCGCAGCAGGTCCATATGCCGCTCCCGCTCGAGATACAGCACTTCGAGCGCTGGCTTTCGCTCTTCGAGGCGACGGTCGCCGAGCTCTGCACCGGCCCGGCCAAGTTCCTGTTCATCGACCGCGCCCATCGCATCGCTGACAGCCTGCAGATCAGCCTGAATATCGGCCCGAAGGCGTTGAACCTGCCGCAGCGCGCAGCGAGCTAGGCTCCAGGGTCCTCCAGCAGCGCCAAGCGCCCCGCCGCAAGCCTGGCGAAGGCGATGGTCAGCATCTTACGGCGTGCCGGCGCCAGTTGATGGCGCGGCGGCTCGCGCAACATCTCGCCGCCAAAGGCATCGGCGACGATCAGGCCGACATCCTCGGGCAGGATCTCCAACGGAAATTCGGGCGCGACCGCGAAGAGGAAGCCGTCGCAATAATCGCGATAATCAGGCCATTTGCCGTCGACCCGGAAGTCCTCGATCCCGGACTTGACCTCGACGACGAGGAGCTCGCCGGAGGGCGAGAGCGCAACAATATCGCCGCGCCTGCCGTTGGCGAAGGTCATCTCCTTGACGATGGCGTAGCCGCGCTCGCGCAGATGACGCGAGGCGCCGCGGCAGACGGCACGGGTGATCTCCGGCCGAGCCGGCGTCGGATTGAGGACGGAATCGGCGACGACCATGCCCGCCATGTTCTCTTTTTGTGCTCGCCGATGCAAGTGCCGCTTGCAGCAAGGCTCCGTATGGCTATGGTCCGCGCGCCTTGGAACCCTTCGCTCCCATTCTGCTGATCGCCCTCTCCGCCGGCCTCGCCTTTGCGCTGTGCCTGGTTTTGCGGCCCCTGATGATGCGCTATGCGCTGGCGCGGCCGAATGCGCGCTCCAGCCACCGCACGCCGACGCCGCAGGGTGGCGGCATCGCCGTGCTCGCCGGTGCTTTCCTGGAACTGGGGCTCGCGCTGGCCCTCATCCCGATGGAAGCGAGCGCAAAGCAAGGCCTCATCCTGGTGATGGCGGCGACCACCCTGCTAGCGCTCGTCGGCGCCTGGGACGATATCAGGCCGCTCTCGCCCGGCCTGCGCCTGCCGCTGCAATTTCTCTGTGTCGGGATCGTCGTCTTCTACGCCGCGCCTGAGGTGCGCCTGCTGCCGGAAGTGCTACCGCTTTGGGCCGAACGCGGTCTCGCTTTGATCGCCGGCGTCTGGTTCGTCAATCTCCTCAACTTCATGGACGGGATCGACTGGATCACGCTCGCGGGGCTGGTACCACTGACCGGCGCGCTCGCGCTCGGGGGGAGTTATGGCGTCATCGACCCCGCCACCAGCCTCCTCGCCGCGGCGCTGTTTGGCGGGCTGCTCGGCTTCGCTCCATTCAACAAGCCTGTGGCGCGCATCTTCCTCGGCGATGTCGGAGCGCTGCCGCTAGGACTGCTCGGCGCCTATCTGCTCTACCGCCTCGCCGGCACCGGCGCGCTGACCGCAGCGCTGATCCTGCCGCTCTACCACGTCATGGACTCGACGATCACGCTGCTGCGCCGCCTCGCGCGTGGCGAGAAGGTCTGGCAGGCGCACCGCTCGCATTTCTACCAGCAGGCGACCGATAACGGCTTTCGGGTCATCGAGATCGTCACGCAGGTCTTCTTGCTCAATCTCGGCCTGGTTGCACTTGCGGCGATCAGCATCACCGTATCTGGATTCTGGGTCCAGCTCGCCTGCTTGCTGGCGGCCTTGGTGCTGACCACCAGCCTGCTTTACCGCTTCTCGCGCAAGCGGGCGCGGCCGTGAGTGGCGAACGCATCCTGCTCACCGGCGCGACCGGCTTCGTGGGCCGTCACCTCCTGCATGACCTTGCCGCCCGCGGCTATCGGCTGCGCACGGCCGGCCGTTATGCAGCTATCGGCGCTTCCGGCATGGAGCATGTCACCATCGGCGATCTCGGCGCGCCGATCGACTGGCGGCCTCTGCTCGGCGGCGTCGATCTCGTCGTCCACAGCGCCGGATTAGCCCACGCAGATGGCACGATCCCCGAAGAGCGCTACCGGGCGGTCAACACCGACGCAACGCTGGCGCTGGCGCAGGCGGCGCAAACGGCAGGCGTCCGGCGCTTCGTCTTCCTGTCCTCGATCCGGGCGCAGAGCGGGCCGATCAGCAATCAGCCGCTGAGTGAAGTTGATCCGCTGGCACCGACCGATGCCTATGGCCGCTCCAAGCTCGCAGCCGAACAAGGCCTCGCCGGGCTCGACATCGACTGGGTCGCGCTGCGGCCGGTGCTGGTCTACGGGCCGGGTGTGAAGGCCAATATGGCGGCGCTGCTAAGGCTGGCGAACCTTCCCCTGCCGCTGCCGCTTGGCGCGCTTTCGGCCAAGCGCTCGCTGCTGGCAGTCGAGAATCTCGCCGAGGCGGTCGCCTTCGCACTGAGCGAAGCCTGCCCGGCAAGGCGCAGCTACATCGCCGCTGATCCGGAGCCTCTGTCGGTCGCCGAGATGCTCGCCGCGATGCGGGCCGGCCTTGGACGCGGGCCTGGGCTGATCGCGGTTCCGCCGCCTCTGCTCGCGCTGGCAGCGCAACTCGCCGGGCGTGCAGATGCCTATGAGCGCTTGGCGAACGGGCTCGTCGCCTCGCCCACCGCTTTGCTCAGCGCTGGCTGGCGACCGCCTTCGGAGACGAAGGCTGCTCTGGCGCGATTGGCGGCGGACCCGGCTGGCGCCGGCTGAAGTCCGGGATCGCCGCTTCGAGCACTGCCTCGGCGCCGAGTCGGTCCTGCGCCGCGAGCGCCCGCTCCAGCTCGTCGAGCCAGCTCTGCAAGCGGGCGCGGCCGGCGAAGATTGGCTTGGCCGCCATGACGCCGTCCAGCCCGGTCTCGGCCATCGGCTCATCCTTGGCGAAGAGAATCTCGTTCAGACGCTCGCCTGGCCTGACGCCGGTGATCGCGACCTCGATGTCGACGCCGGGCTCATAGCCGGCGAGGCGGATCATCCGCTCGGCGAGATCGATGATCTTGAGCGGCTGGCCCATCTTCAGCACATAGACGGCAGCGCGTTCATCCTGCGCCTCGTGCTCGGGCGCGTGCGAGGCTGCGGTCAACACCAGGTCGCAGGCCTCGCGGATGGTCATGAAGTAGCGAATCATGTCCGGGCTGGTCACGGTGACCGGCCCGCCGCGTTCGATCTGCGCCTTGAATTTCGGCACGACCGAGCCGACCGATCCAAGCACGTTACCGAAGCGAACCGCAACGAGACGCGTTCCACGATTGCCGGCGGCAAATTCCGCGTCGCGAGCCTGGGCATACATCTCGGCGAAGCGCTTGGTTGCGCCCAGCATCGAGACCGGCTCGATCGCCTTGTCGGTCGAGATCATCACGAAGATGCCGGCGCCGGCGGCGATCGACGCCTCGATGGCGGCGACCGAGCCGAAGATATTGGTCTTGATGCCTTCGCCCCAATCGGCTTCGAGATAGGGCACATGCTTCAAGGCCGCGGCATGGATCACGATGTCGGGCGCGAACGCCTTGAACAGCGGGCCGATGCGGGCTTCATCGCGGACATCGGCAAGTGCACCGGTGACCCGCATCGGCAAGTCCTGCACCGCCAGCGCCTCGGTGACGTGAAACAGCGCCGGCTCGGAATTCTCGACGACGAGCAGCTCCGTCGCGCCGAAGGCGGCACAACGCAGGCAAATCTCGGAACCGATCGAGCCGCCGCCACCGGTGACGATGACGCGCTTGCCCTTGAGTAGGCCTTCGAGCCGCTCGCGGTCGATCTTGACCGAAGGGCGCACCAGCAAATCCTCGATCTCGAGCGGCGCCAGCTCGCTGCCACGTATGCTCTCGCCGAGCGTATCGAGGCGCGAAATCGGGATGGCGAGTTTGCGCGTCTTCGCCAGCCACTTATCCGGCTCGGCCTCCGGCGCCAGGGCGCTCGGTGTTGCGACGATGCGGCGGAACGGCTCGCCGCGCTCACTGGCGTCGGTCGCAACGATCTCCATCTGCGAGAGCAGGCCGAGCACCGGCACGCCCCGAATGGATTGCCCGAGATCGTCGCTGCGCGGCGAGAGAATACCGGCAGGACGCATCTTGCCCATGGTCCCCGATTCCATGGCGCGGATCACCATCTCGATATCGACGCCACGGCCCAGGAGCAGGGCTGGCAGCGTCGCTTCGCGCGCCGCCTGGTGCTTGGTGCGGGAGTATCTGAAATAACGATAGGCCAGGCGCGGGCCACCGAGCAGCGCGATCTGGACCAGCCAATAAAGGACGATCGTGATCTTGCCGAAGAAGAAATAGCCGTAGAGGTTCGGCGCGACGAGCACGTAGTCAACGACCAGCAAGGTCAGGGTCAGAACCGTGACCGCCCGGACGATGTTCGACAGGTCCGGCAGCGAGGCGAAGCGCCATTTCGAGCGATAGAGCTGGAAAAACCAGTAAACCGCTCCGGC is drawn from Bosea sp. Tri-49 and contains these coding sequences:
- the mmcB gene encoding DNA repair putative endonuclease MmcB; the protein is MAGMVVADSVLNPTPARPEITRAVCRGASRHLRERGYAIVKEMTFANGRRGDIVALSPSGELLVVEVKSGIEDFRVDGKWPDYRDYCDGFLFAVAPEFPLEILPEDVGLIVADAFGGEMLREPPRHQLAPARRKMLTIAFARLAAGRLALLEDPGA
- a CDS encoding group III truncated hemoglobin, with translation MSGRYRGKPQQVHMPLPLEIQHFERWLSLFEATVAELCTGPAKFLFIDRAHRIADSLQISLNIGPKALNLPQRAAS
- a CDS encoding NAD-dependent epimerase/dehydratase family protein, which codes for MSGERILLTGATGFVGRHLLHDLAARGYRLRTAGRYAAIGASGMEHVTIGDLGAPIDWRPLLGGVDLVVHSAGLAHADGTIPEERYRAVNTDATLALAQAAQTAGVRRFVFLSSIRAQSGPISNQPLSEVDPLAPTDAYGRSKLAAEQGLAGLDIDWVALRPVLVYGPGVKANMAALLRLANLPLPLPLGALSAKRSLLAVENLAEAVAFALSEACPARRSYIAADPEPLSVAEMLAAMRAGLGRGPGLIAVPPPLLALAAQLAGRADAYERLANGLVASPTALLSAGWRPPSETKAALARLAADPAGAG
- a CDS encoding SDR family NAD(P)-dependent oxidoreductase; translated protein: MLTLSKQSAKKLAVIVHDLAMTALAIVFVFAVRFDGWLFDERMRQLPTILPFFVAYAGAVYWFFQLYRSKWRFASLPDLSNIVRAVTVLTLTLLVVDYVLVAPNLYGYFFFGKITIVLYWLVQIALLGGPRLAYRYFRYSRTKHQAAREATLPALLLGRGVDIEMVIRAMESGTMGKMRPAGILSPRSDDLGQSIRGVPVLGLLSQMEIVATDASERGEPFRRIVATPSALAPEAEPDKWLAKTRKLAIPISRLDTLGESIRGSELAPLEIEDLLVRPSVKIDRERLEGLLKGKRVIVTGGGGSIGSEICLRCAAFGATELLVVENSEPALFHVTEALAVQDLPMRVTGALADVRDEARIGPLFKAFAPDIVIHAAALKHVPYLEADWGEGIKTNIFGSVAAIEASIAAGAGIFVMISTDKAIEPVSMLGATKRFAEMYAQARDAEFAAGNRGTRLVAVRFGNVLGSVGSVVPKFKAQIERGGPVTVTSPDMIRYFMTIREACDLVLTAASHAPEHEAQDERAAVYVLKMGQPLKIIDLAERMIRLAGYEPGVDIEVAITGVRPGERLNEILFAKDEPMAETGLDGVMAAKPIFAGRARLQSWLDELERALAAQDRLGAEAVLEAAIPDFSRRQPGPPPIAPEQPSSPKAVASQR
- a CDS encoding ActR/PrrA/RegA family redox response regulator transcription factor; translation: MAMDTAPTTGELTDNAGRDMSLLLVDDDKPFLNRLARAMEGRGYSVRIAESVQAGLAAVEEEAPAFAVIDLRLGDGNGLDVIARLKEKRPDARGVVLTGYGNIATAVSAVKLGAFDFLAKPADADEIHSALAAGPNARPVPPENPMSADRVRWEHIQRVYELCSRNVSETARRLGMHRRTLQRILAKRAPR
- a CDS encoding MraY family glycosyltransferase, producing MEPFAPILLIALSAGLAFALCLVLRPLMMRYALARPNARSSHRTPTPQGGGIAVLAGAFLELGLALALIPMEASAKQGLILVMAATTLLALVGAWDDIRPLSPGLRLPLQFLCVGIVVFYAAPEVRLLPEVLPLWAERGLALIAGVWFVNLLNFMDGIDWITLAGLVPLTGALALGGSYGVIDPATSLLAAALFGGLLGFAPFNKPVARIFLGDVGALPLGLLGAYLLYRLAGTGALTAALILPLYHVMDSTITLLRRLARGEKVWQAHRSHFYQQATDNGFRVIEIVTQVFLLNLGLVALAAISITVSGFWVQLACLLAALVLTTSLLYRFSRKRARP